GCACGTTGAACACGCGGTTGAAGTCGGCCAGGCCCTCGTCGAGCTGCAGGTTGATCAGCTCGTTGGTGCGGTCGGCGGCCTCGGCGGCGCCGAGCTGGAACTTCAGCCGCTCCTGCGCGTTGAGGAACCGGATGATCGCGTTCTCGGCTTCTGAGTTCGCCACCAGCACCGTCTGCCGGTAGGCCGCCAGCAGCTGCTGGAACCGGGCGTCCTGCAGCGCGATGTTGTTGACCAGCCGCCCGTAGTTGAGGATGTCCCAGCGGAGGTTGGGGCCCACCGAGCCGAAGCCGGCGCCGCTGTTGAACACGTCCTTGAACTGGTTGGCGCTGCGCCCCACCGTGCCGGTGAGCGTGATGTGCGGGTAGAGGTCCGCCTCGGCGACGCCGATCCGGGCGCTCTGGGCGGCCAGCAGCCGCTCGGCGCGGCGGACGTCGGGCCGCTGCAGGAGCGTCGCCGCCGGGATCCCCAGCGCGATGCTCGACTCCACGTCCGGGATCGTCCCCTCGCCGAGGCGCTGGGCGATGTCCTCGGGCGGCATCCCGAGCAGGATGCACAGCAGGTTCTGCGACTGCCTCAGGGCGGTCTCGAGCTGCGGCACGAACGCTTCGGTCTGCGCGAGGCTCGACTTCGCCTGCTGCACGTCCAGCTCGCTGGTCTCGCCCCCCTCGAACCGGGTGACCGCCAGGTCGTAGGTGTTGCGCTGGTTCTCAACGTTGCGGCGCACCAGCGTCAGCCGCGCCTGCAGCGTGCGGATGTCGACGTAGGTCGCTGCGACGTCGGCCACCAGGGTCACGACCACGTCGCCGTAGTCGAACACGGTCGCGTCCAGGTCGGCGTCGGCCGCCTCGATGGCGCGGCGGTAACGGCCCCAGAAGTCGATCTCCCAGGCCAGGCTGAACGAGCCCCGCCACACGCTGAAGTGGCGGTCGAACCCGGAGCCGGTCGACAGGTTGTGCGAGTACGACGCGGAGAAGTCCTGCTGCTGGGGGAAGAAGTTGCCGACCACAATCGCCCGGAGCGCCCGCGCCTCGGAGATCCGCGCCCCGGCCTCGCGGAGCGTCAGGTTCTGCCGGTAGGCCTCGGCCACCAGCTCGTTGAGCACCGGGTCGTTGAACACGCCCCACCAGCCCTCCAGCTCCGCGGGCGCCTTGAGGACGCGTTTGTCCTCCGCGTCGATCCAGTCCTCCGCGACCTCCACTCCCGGCTGGCAGTAGTTTGGGCCAACCTTGAAACCGTTGGCCACCCACTGCCGCGGGCTGGTGCAGCCTACCGCCATCGACACCGCCGCCAGCGCCAGCACCAGCCGTGATAGGCGGCCACGGACAGGGGTCAGGGCGTTGTGCGGATTCGGGGTCGGGGCGGGGATCGACACGTAGGCTGGCCGGCAAAGAGGGAAGGATCGTCGTCACCCTGGTCTTCGTTATTCCTGGCGCCACTCGTACAGGCCGTTCGTTGGAACCGGCAAACCTTATCCGTCCCGCAAGGCCGGCGGGGGCCAACTCGGCCCGATCGTTAGGGTCGGCACTAATCGACATGCGAATCTCCGCATATCGCTGCGGCAGCCCGAACCGTTTGCCGCAGTCGACGCCGGGCCCCTACAGCTAGGGACTCAGCCGTCACGCAGCTGCCCGACTTGGCTGGATTCGCCAGCTTTGGCGGAACGAACAGGGCCTGTCAGGGGTTAAAATTCGGCTACAATAGCCAGTTCCCCCTCGCCGGCGTCGAATCCTCTTGGCCCGCGGCGCTCCCCTCCAACCGACCTACCGACTGCTTTTCGTATGGCGTCGCCGCCCAACCGTTTACAGAAGATCGCGGCCGTGCTGGTGCGGGCCATCGTGCCCTGCGGCATCCTGGCGGCCGGGTGGCTGGGCTTCGTCGAGCTGTCCGAAGAAACGGTGAAGCCCCCCGCGCCGGCTGAAGAAAAGCGGATGCTGCGGACCCGCGTGCAGCAGATGGAAACCGTCGACTACCCGGTCACGGTCCGGACGCACGCGGTCGTGCAGCCGCACAACCGCGTGACGCTGACGTCGGAGATCTCCGGCACCGTGGTGAAGGTGAGCCCCTCGTTCGAGGCGGGCGCCTACTTCCGCAAGGGCGACGTGCTCGTTGAGATCGACGAACGGGACTACCAAACCGCGCTGGCGATCGCCAAGTCGCGGCTCGCCGCCGCGGACTCGGCGCTCAAGCTGGCCCGGCTGAACGAGGAACGCAAGCTGCGGCTGGTCGAGTCGAACGCCGTTTCACGGGCGGAGGTGGACGTGGCGTCCGCGACGCGCGAGCAGGCCGAGGCGGACCTGGAGCTCGCCAAGACCGAGGTCGAGCAGGCAAAGCTCAACCTCGCCCGCACCGAGATCCACGCCCCGTTCGACGGCCGCGTGCAGACCAAGCTGATCGGCATCGGCCAGACCGCCAGCTCCAACGCGCCGCTGGGTGAGGTCTTCGCCGTCGACTTCGCGGAGGTGCGCCTGCCGATCTCGGGGCAGCAGCGGCGGTACCTGACGCTGCCGGAGTTCCCGGACGACCCGCCGGTCAGCGTCGAGCTGCGGGACGCCATCAACGAGGGCAACGAAACCGTCTGGCACGCCCAGATCGTCCGCACCGAGGGCGTGCTCGACGCCGACTCGCGGGACCTGTTCGCCATCGCCCGCATCGACGACCCGTTCGGCCGCACGTCGGGCATGCCGCCGCTGCGGATCGGCCAGCCGGTCTCCGCCGACGTGCAGGGGCAGGTGCTCAACAACGTGGTCGCGCTGCCCCGCGCCGCGGTCAAGCAGCTGGACCAGGTGGTGCTGGTGAACCAGTCCGACCTGACGCTGCGGTCGCTGAGCATCGCGCCGCTCTGGTCGAACGAGGAGCACGTGGTTGTCGAGGCGACGGCCATCCCCGACCACACCTGGCTCTCCACGACCCCGATGTCGTACACGCCCGAGGGCGCCAAGATCGAGATCATCCCGGACGCCAACCCCGACGCGAACGCCGCGATCGCCGAGTCCGCGTCGAACGACGACGAGACCCTCGCCAACTAACCGACGCCCATGATCCGCTGGTTCACGATAAACGGCATCGCGGCGAACTTCTTGATGCTGGCGATCCTGATCGGCGGCGTCTACACGGCCCTGTTCAAGATCCCGCTGGAGGTCTCGCCGGAACGCAGCTTCGAGAGCGTGATCGTCGAGATGAACTACCGCGGCGGCACCGCGAAGGACATCGAGCGGGCGATCCTGATCCCCATCGAAGAGGCCCTCGAGGGGGTCGAGGGCATCCGCGAGCTCAACGCCGAGGGCGACCGCGGCCGCGCCTGGTTCTTCATCGAAGCCGTGCCCGGGACCGACCTGCGGGCCCTGATGGAGGACATCTCCGCCCGCATCGACACCATCACCACCTTCCCCGACGAGACCGAGCGGCCGAAGATCTTCATCCCCGACTCCTCCAACTGGTGGGAGGTGCTGAGCGTCGCGGTGACCGGCGAGCTGAGCCAGCGCGAGCTGCGAGAGGTGGCCCGCCGCGTCGAGCAGGACATCCTCGCGCTGCCGGGCGTGAGCCGCGCCGAGGTGCGTGGCGACCGCCGCTACGAGATCGGCGTGGAGGTCAAGATGGACAAGCTGATCTCCTACGGGCTCAGCTTCCAGGACCTGTCCGACGCGATCCGCCAGTTCTCGGTCGACCTGCCGGCCGGTGCGATCGACAGCCAGAGCGGCACCTTCATCATCCGCACCCGCGGCCAGGCCTACTCCGAGCGGGAGTTCAACCGGCTGCCGATCCGCTCCTCCAACGGCTCGGACGTGCTGCTCGGCGAGGTCGCGACCGTGATCGACGGGTTCGAAGAAGGCGAAAAGCAGGTCAGCTTCAACGGCCGCCCGGCGCTGTTCGTCGAGGTGATGCGGACCGGCAAGGAGAGCGCGATCGAGATCTCCGACCAGGTTCAGAAGTACGTCAAGGACGCCCGCACCCGGTTCCCTGACGGCATCGAGCTGTTCATCTGGGACGACGAGTCGGTCTCGATCCGCGGCCGGCTGAGCACGCTGGTCAACTCGCTGCTGCAGGGCGGCGTGCTGGTGATGCTGCTGCTGGGCCTGTTCCTGCGGCCGTCGCTGGCGTTCTGGATCGTGATCGGCATCCCGGTCGGGTTCGCCGGCGGCGTGATGCTGATGCCGTGGTTCGGGATCACCGCCAACGTGATGAGCCTGTTCGGCTTTATTATCGTGGTGGGCATCGTCGTGGACGACGCGATCGTGACCGGCGAAAACGTGTACCAGAAGATGAAGGAGGGCGTGCCGCCGCTGGAGGCCGCCATCGAGGGCACCCACGAGGTCGCCACGCCGGTCACGTTCGGCGCCATCACCACGATGGTGGCCTTCCTGCCGCTGATGTTCTTCGACGGAAGCTGGGGCGACTTCGCGTCGCAGGTGCCGCCGATCGTAGCGCCGGTGCTGCTGTTCTCGCTGATCGAGTCGAAGCTGATCCTGCCGGCGCACCTCAAGCACCTCCGCCGCGTGCCGCGGAACAACCCCTTCACGCGGTTCCAGACCTCGATCGCCAACGGCCTGGAGACCGTCATCGAGCGGGCCTACCAGCCGGCGTTGGAGTTCGCGGTGCGGCGGCGGGCGTCGGTCCTCGCCACCTTTGTCGCCGCGGCCCTGCTGATGGCCGGCTACTGCCTGAGCGGCCGGATGGAGTTCATCGCGTACCCGTCGATCGACCAGCAGCGCATCTCCGCCGAGCTGGACCTGCCCAACGACATCCCGCTGCAGGTCACCGCGCGGTACATGGACAAGATCGAGCAGGCGCTGCTGCAGCTGCGGGAGGAGTACTCCGACGAGGGGCTGGGCGTGTCGCTGGTCGAGAACTACTCCAAGCTGGTAGGCGCGGCCCGGATCCACCGCGACTTCGACAAGTCGCGCGGGTCGATCTCGTTCGAGGTGCTGGCCCCCTCGCGCCGCACCGAGCCGGGCCCGCGGAACAGCGAGCTCGCCACCCGCTGGACCGAGCTGGTCGGCCCGATCCCCGAGGCGGTCGAGTTCCGCATCCGCGCCGAGCGGAGCGTGAAGAACGACCGCGGCTTTGACAACGAGAACCTGAACATCGAGCTCCGCGGGCCGATGTCCGAGGAGAAGGCCGAGGTCGCCCGCCAGATCCGCAAGATCCTGCAGGAGTACGACGGGTTCGCGTCGACCTGGGCGAACATCAACTACGGCCAGGACGAGCTGGAGCTGACGCTCAAGCCGCTGGCCGCGGAGCTCGGCCTGACGCAGCAGATCCTGGCCCAGCAGATCCGGCAGGCGTTCTTCGGCGAGGAGGCCCAGCGGGTGCAGCGCGGCGTGGACGACATCCGCGTCATGGTCCGGCTGCCGCGCGAGCAGCGCGAGTCGCTGCACACACTGGACAGCATGCGGATCCGCACGCCCCGCGGCGCCAACGTGCCGCTGTCGACCGTCGCCGAGATCGCGTTCACCAAGGCGCCCTCGCACGTGCACCGCAAGGACGGGGCCGAGATCCTGCGGGTGGGCGCCCAGCCAGCCGACGAAACCATCGACGTGCTCGGGATCGCCAAGGAGATCAACCCCCGCATCGCCGCCCTGTGCGCGCCGCACGACCTGACGTTCGAGTACGTGGGCTACGTGGCCGAGGCGGCCGAGACGCAGCGCACCACCATCGTCGGCGCCTGCCTGCTGGCGTTCACGCTGTACGGGCTGCTGGCCATCGCGTTGAAGTCGATGGGGCAGCCGTTCTTCGTGCTGCTGGCCGTGCCGTTCGCCATCATCGGCGCGCTGTTGGGGCACATCATCCTGGACATCACGCCGTCGTACCTGTCGGTGTTCGGCATGCTGGCGCTGGCCGGCGTCGCGGTGAACGACACGCTCGTCATGGTCGACTACGTGAACCACCGCATGGCGGAGGGGTCGACCCTCCGCGAGGCGGCCCTGCAGGCCGGCGCCCGGCGGTTCCGCCCCATCATGCTGACCTCGGTCACGACGTTCGTGGGCCTGTTCCCGCTGCTGATGGACCGTTCGCTGCAGGCGCAGTTCCTGATCCCGATGGCGGTGTCGCTCGCGTTCGGGGTGATGTTCGCCACGGTCGTGACGCTGTTCCTCATCCCCTGCTCGCTGCTCGCCGCCGACGACGTCGGCCGCGTGCTGGCCCGCCTGCGGCGGTGGTACTTCCACCCCTTCAGCGGCAACCAAGCCGACCCGCACCGCGACGCGGCCTAGCACGGCCTCCCGGCCTGAGCTCGCGTGGCGAACCGCACCGAGCGGCGTCTGCGGACGGTTACCTTTGTCGGTTCTGCTCCCGGTTCCTTGCTGAAACCGGCCACCAAGCGCGGTCAAATAGTGGGGTGTGCGCCCGCCGCCTCGTCAGCGGGACCGCTGCGCGATGAGGCGCCAATGGGCCTCAGCAAATAGTGTCCGTTCGGCGCGCACAAAAACGGACAAAACCCCGCCAGCCCGTCTGAGAGGAGTTCGACGCAACCAGATACAGCAAAAGCACTTACAGAGAAACCGGGGCGAAATAGGCCCGGAGTTTTGTCCCCTGCGCGCGGGTTTTTGGACAAAACGAATCGGTCAGAACCTGCGGAGCCGCCGTTTCGTCGCTTCGTGTGAGCCGGCCGTCGGTGTCTACGCCGCCCGCTTCGCGGGCGGCGCGGCAGTCGGTCTGGACTGCGAGGCGGCGACCGCCGGTTCGTCCGGCAGGTCGATGCCCAGCTTCGTAGCGCCGAAGCCCACGCTGAGATTGGCGCGGCCCAACCAGCCGCAGCGGAAGAAGAACCACGTCATCACCGCTGCGGTCACGAGCATGGCGCCCAGCGCCGTGGGGTACGACCACTGGTAGCCGAGCTCGGGCATGTGCTCGAAGTTCATGCCGTAGATGCCGGCGATGAACGTAAGCGGCACGAAGATGCTGGACATCATCGTGAGCACCTTCATCACCTCGTTGCTGCGGTGCGCAACGGACGACATGTACGTGCTGATCAGCGCCCCGGCGGCCTCGCGGTACATCTCCACCACGTCGACGATCTGGGCGCAGTGGTTGTGCGTGTCGCGGAGGTAGGCGACCGTGCCCTCGTCGACGAGGTCGGTCTCCGCGGAGATCAGCAGCTCAATCGCGTCGCGCATCGGCCAGCAGCTCCGCCGCACCTGGATGAGCTGCGACCGGAGCTGATGGATCGCCTTCAGCAGGTCGGGGTGGGGGTCCTCGAGCGCGTCGTCCTCGAGGGACTCGAGCCGCTCGCCGAGCGTCTCGAGCACCGGGTAGGCGCCGTCGACCACCGCGTCGAGGATGGCGTAGGCCAGGTAGTCCGGGCCGGCCTGCCTCATCCGCGAGGCCGCGTTCTGCAGCCTAGTGCGGATGGGGTCGAGGAACCCGTCCGCCTGGTTGTGCACGGTGATCACGTAGTTGGGACCCAGCACCAAGCTCAGCTGGTCAACCTGCAGCGCGCCGGTGGCGTCGACGTTCAGCACGTGCGAGATTGTCAGCAGCTTGTCGCCCAGCAGCTCGGTCTTGGGGCGCTGCGGCACGTTGACGATGTTCTCCATGGTCAGCGCCGACAGGCCGAACCGCTCGCCGCCGGCGTGCAGCACTTCGGGGTCGTCGATCCCGGCGACGTCGATCCACAGCAGCTGGTCCTGCCGGTCCGGCGGCTTGATGTCGTCGAGGCCGGCGATCGCAACCGATTCAATCTGGCCGGGCGAGTAGCGGACCACCTGCACGCGGGCCGGGACGGACTCGCCACGGAACACCAGGGTGCCGGGGGGAGCGCCCACGGCGGGGCGTCGTTTCTGGAACATGTTGGCTCGGTGGGTCAGGTGAGCGGGTGGGTAGTTGATTGCGTATCCGGCGCCGGTTGGCGTCAGGCGCCGAGCCGCACGTGGTCGCGGAGCGACGCGCGGCGGCGGGCTTCCAAGCGCAGCTGCAGGACGAGCGGGTCGTCTTCGCTCGAGGCGGCGTCGGCCGTGTCGGGGTCGGCCGTGTCGGGGTCTGCCGTGTCGGGGAGGTCGTCACGGCCCCAGATCCTCTCGACCACAGCGAACAGCAACGCCGTGCTCCAGCCGAAGACCAACAGGCCGTTCATCGCCTGGATGCCGCTGAGCATGCGCCACGGCCCTTGGATGACGATGTCGCCGTAGCCAAGCGACGCGAACGTGACAGTGGCGAAGTAGCAGCACTCCTCGAACGACTCGAAACCGCCGCCGGGGAGCGCCAGGTACGCGACCGCCCACGGGAGGACCTCCGCCAGATGAAGCATCAGCAGGATCACCGCCGTGGTGCAGAGCATGCGGAGCGGCAGCAGACGCACCGTCCGCCCGGACGCGCGGCGGGCGGTCCGCTTCAGGCAGCCGATCCACCACGCGGTCACGGCCGCGTGCAAGCCAACGGTGACAATCGTCAGCACAGCGCCAACCAGGATGCTGCCAATCACGGTCGGGTCTCCTCGGGTGCTCCGGCGCCCACCGATGGGCTTCGCCGCGGGGGTGCTAGCTGGGGGATCGGGGCGGGGACCTTAGCAGCCAGCCGCAATCGCGGCCATAGAGATTCCGCCCCATCCGGCCTTGGCGTGCGGGCCCCCGATGCAGTACCCTCCCCGCCCCAGCCTACCCTCGCCGGCACACCAACTCCCCTCTCCCCACGCGGGCGCGACATGTCACAGCCATCACTAGCAGCGGCGCCGCCGAGCGAGGAACTCGCGATCCTGGTGCACGGGACCTTCGCGGGCGCCGAGTCGCACACCGGCGACAAGTGGTGGCAGGAGGGCAGCGAGGTCTCGCAGGCGCTGCAGGACCGGCTGCCGGATGGCGTCCGCATCGCGGCTGACGAGGAGGTGTTCCACTGGTCCGGTGAGAACGGCGAACGCGCCCGCAGCCGGGCCGCATCGCAACTCCTGCAGCGGCTGCGGCCGCTCGAGGAGGAGGGCAAGCCGTACCACCTGGTCGGACACAGCCACGGGGGGTCGGTCATCTGGATGGCGCTGCGGATGTCGCTGGTGGCGGGCAAGCCGCTCAACGGGCTCCGCAGCTGGACCACCGTGGGCACGCCGTTCCTGCACCAGAGCAGCCGCAGCCCCTGGCACCCGATCAACCTGCTGTCGTTCCTGGTCGGCCTGGCGTTGCTGCGTCCGGCCTTCGCCGCGGCCAAGGGCCTGCTGACGCTGCTGTTCGACGCCGCCGCGGGGCACCCGATCGCCATCACGCTCAAGGACAGCAGCGAGGCGGGCTACATGTCCATCCTCCGGGCGCCGTTCCTGGCGCTGCTCGAGCGGATGGGCGTGTCGGTCGAGAGGACCGAGGCCGGCATCCACCTCGGCAGCTTCGACCCGGCGGGCGACCTGTCGCTGCTGCAGTATCTGCTCTTCACCCGCGAGGGACTTCTGCTGTTCGGGGTGATCCTGCTGTTCGGCTACATCTGCCTGCACCTGTCGCTGATGGCGGTGCGGCCGGCGATCGAGTCTATCCGCATCCGCGCGGAGAAGCGTCTGCAGCGCAAGGCGTTCGCCCGGTATGGGGGCCGCTGGCTGGGTCTGTGGTCGCCGGACGACGAGGCGATCAACGGGCTCCGGGCCACGCTGAAGCTGTCGGTTTCTTTCGTGAAGCGTATCGCGCCGAGCGACCGGGTGTTCCTCACCGACAACCTTGAGCTGGTGTCGCGGCCGTACTACTGGGTCTTCGGGCCCGTGTTTAACCACCTGCTGCGGCCGGTGGTCGATTCCCTGGTCCGCGGGGTGTTGGCGCGATCGGCCCAGGGGAACGACCGGCCGACCACCCAGGTCGTGGACGTGAAGCCAACGCCGGTCGACGACGCCCCCGGAGCGATGCCGCTGCCGCCGTCGGTGCAGAAGGAGATCCTCGACGAGTCGAACCGGCACGCCGGCGGCGTGGCGCCGCTGCTGCGTCAGCTGCTGGCCTGCCCGACTTTCTCCACCGGGTTGGAGTCGATCAGCAACCAGCTCTCCGGTCGTGAGTTGGTGCACACCTCGTACTTCGACCACCCCGATGTGCTCGACCTGATTAGCTGCAACGTCGCGCTGGAGAGCGGCGCCGAGAGCCCCGCGGCGGCCGAGCTGCCCGGCCGCCCGGCCATCGTGGAGTGGTTCTCGGCGTTCAAGCGCGGGGTCGCCGAAGACGACCTCGAAGGGTCGAGGATCTTCGCCTATGCGGCGCAGCCTGAAGCCATCCCCGAACCCCCACGGCGGCGCGCCGGATAGACGCCCGCCTGTGGCAGGGGCCGGAAACAACAAGACGAGTTTTACTGAGCCTCCCAGTGGGCCGGCATCCACCGCCACTGCCCGTCGGCGCCGGCGATCCACTTGCCGTTCACCCAGCGTGACTTGCTGACCGTCGTCGCGACGTACGCGCCGGGCTCCCAGACCCACGTGCCCCGCCAGTCCCAGTGACCAGGCTGCCACGCCATCGAGCTGGCCGCGGGCGGCGCGGGCTTGGCCTCTTGGTAGGCCTTCGGCACGTTGACCGGTTTGTTGACAATCACCCCCTGCCGGGCCGTCGCCCAGTGAGCTGGCTCCCACTCGAACTGCCCACCGCGGTGCTGCCAGTAGCCGTCGACCCAGTAGGCGTTGCCGGCCGGCGGGACCATCCACGCCCCGCCGGTCCACTGCCACTCATCGGGCGTCCGGTTCCAGTGCCCTGGGACCCAGACGTGCTGCGCCGAGGGCGCCTCGGTGACGACCTCGCGGTTGGCGGGAGGGGGGACGATGTACTGCGGCGCGTAGACCTGGGCGGGAGCGTGGCCGGCATGCAGGCCCAAGAACCCAGAAAAGCCGAACAGAACAACGGTTGGCAGGCTCAGTCGCATTGTCGTCTCCATACGGGGGTGTCGCCACCGCGCGAGGCACACGGCTCGTGAGCCGGCTAATCTAATCTACGCGGATGGCCGCCAGCCAGCCCGGTTGCAGCGACCGTTGCGCCGACCGACAAGCGTTGAGTAGGCGCCTTTGTGTAGGTACGTCAAAGTCCAATGGCCCTCCCTGCAGCGCTCGTTGTCCCGGCCTAGTCGATCCGTTACGATCGCCAACAGTCCGCCCGACGCCGCTGACCCGAAGCGGCCACTCTTCCGCAAACACCGGGCGTTCTCGTTGCACCGCCAGCTTGAGTGCCGTCCCTGACGCCGTCCAGATCGAGCGACCCTCCCGGCCGCGGACTGAACCGCCGCAACTAGACCGCATCCCATCAACCGAAAGCCCCGTTCCCCAATGCTCGCGGCCGTGTACTTTACAAGCGTCGACTGGGCGGTGCTGGTCGCCTATTTCGTCGGCATAATGGCCCTCGGCCTGTTCTTCTGGCGCCGCAACAACTCCGCCGACCAGTTCACCGCCGGCGGCCGCACACTGTCGGGCTGGTTGTGCGGGATGTCGATCTTCGCCACCTACCTGAGCAGCATCAGCTACCTGGCGTTGCCAGGCAAGGCGTTTGTCGACAACTGGAACATCTTCATGTTCTCGCTAGCGCTGCCGCTGGCGGCATACATCGCGGTCCGGTGGTTCGTCCCGCTATACCGCCAGTCGGGCGAGATCTCCGCCTACTCGTGGCTCGAGGCCCGCTTCGGCCTGTGGGCAAGGGCGTGTGCCAGTGTGTTCTACCTGCTGTACCAGATCGCCCGGATCGGTGTGGTGATGTACCTCATGGCACTGCCCATGGCGGTGCTGTTCGGCTGGGACATCAGGACCGTGATAATCGTCACCGGGGTGATCGTCACAGCCTACTCGTTTGTGGGCGGCATCGTCGCGGTGATCTGGGCCGACGCGATCCAGGCGATCGTGCTGCTCGCGGGCGCCGCGCTGGCGGTTTGGATCCTGCTCGCCCGCATGCCGGGCGGGCCGGAAGAAGTCATCCGAGTCGCGGGAGAGGGCGGCAAGTTCTCGCTCGGCAGCAGTTCGCTGTGGATACTGTCCGAGCCGACCCTGTGGGTGGTGCTGGCGTTTGGCCTGTTCGACAACCTCCGCAACTTCGGCGTCGACCAGAGCTACATCCAACGCTACATCGCCGCCCGCAGCGATCACCAGGCCGCCAAGAGTGTGTGGCTCGGCGCACTGCTCTATGTGCCAGTCAGCGCCCTGTTCCTGTTTATCGGGTCGTCGCTCTACGCGTTTTACCAGAGCCACCCGGCGGAGCTAGAGGAGGTGCGGCAGATTGTGGCCGAACAGAAGCTTATGCAGGAGGGCGTGTCGTCGGAGGCGGACAGCTACCTGCAGCAGGTGGACGAGGTGGCCGCCGGGCTGTCCGACAAGGAACTCGGCGACCGGGTGTTCCCACACTTCATCGCGTCGCAGCTGCCCGAGGGGGCGAGGGGGTTGCTAATCGCGGCCGTGTTTGCGGCCGCGATGAGCACGGTGTCAACCTCTCTCAACTCGTCCGCCACGCTGGTAATGAGCGACCTCTACGTCCGCCTGGTGAGGCCAGACGCCTCAGACAGCCAGCAGGTGCTTGTGCTGCGGTGCGCAACGATCGCCTGGGGCGTCATGGGCACGGCAATGGCAATCGCGCTGGTGAGCCTCACAGATAGCGCGCTTGATGTATGGTGGCTGTTCTCGTCGGTGTTGGGCGCCGCGATCGTCGGGCTCTTTTTGCTTGGACTCGTTGTGCCAACGCTCCAGAACCGGCAGGCAGTGGGCATCTTCGTCGTTGCGTTGGCGGTGATCGCCTGGATGACGTTCTCAATCGGCGCCTACTGGCCCAAGCCGCTCGCTGGACTCACCAGCCCGTTCCACCCACTCTTGGTGGTGGTCGTGGGACCGGTTGTGATGGTGATGCTCGGCTTGCTCGTCGCACGCGCCGGCAGTCCAACGCGTCGGTAGGCGCCCGCGGCGGTTCTTAGCGGAATAAAGGTGAAACCGGCTACAAACCGTGGTCCAATACCTTCGCTGAGTTTCTCCCTCCGCAGCCATGACAAGGGCCTAAAGGCGAGCGCTATCAGAGCTGCCTGGATAGACCGCATGGCCGTATCAGCTAACCCCGTCGTCCCCAGACGGACCAACGCCACTGACGACT
This genomic interval from Posidoniimonas corsicana contains the following:
- a CDS encoding YXWGXW repeat-containing protein codes for the protein MRLSLPTVVLFGFSGFLGLHAGHAPAQVYAPQYIVPPPANREVVTEAPSAQHVWVPGHWNRTPDEWQWTGGAWMVPPAGNAYWVDGYWQHRGGQFEWEPAHWATARQGVIVNKPVNVPKAYQEAKPAPPAASSMAWQPGHWDWRGTWVWEPGAYVATTVSKSRWVNGKWIAGADGQWRWMPAHWEAQ
- a CDS encoding sodium:solute symporter, whose product is MLAAVYFTSVDWAVLVAYFVGIMALGLFFWRRNNSADQFTAGGRTLSGWLCGMSIFATYLSSISYLALPGKAFVDNWNIFMFSLALPLAAYIAVRWFVPLYRQSGEISAYSWLEARFGLWARACASVFYLLYQIARIGVVMYLMALPMAVLFGWDIRTVIIVTGVIVTAYSFVGGIVAVIWADAIQAIVLLAGAALAVWILLARMPGGPEEVIRVAGEGGKFSLGSSSLWILSEPTLWVVLAFGLFDNLRNFGVDQSYIQRYIAARSDHQAAKSVWLGALLYVPVSALFLFIGSSLYAFYQSHPAELEEVRQIVAEQKLMQEGVSSEADSYLQQVDEVAAGLSDKELGDRVFPHFIASQLPEGARGLLIAAVFAAAMSTVSTSLNSSATLVMSDLYVRLVRPDASDSQQVLVLRCATIAWGVMGTAMAIALVSLTDSALDVWWLFSSVLGAAIVGLFLLGLVVPTLQNRQAVGIFVVALAVIAWMTFSIGAYWPKPLAGLTSPFHPLLVVVVGPVVMVMLGLLVARAGSPTRR